A window of Diabrotica virgifera virgifera chromosome 9, PGI_DIABVI_V3a contains these coding sequences:
- the LOC126890941 gene encoding uncharacterized protein LOC126890941, translating to MAMENTDLDVSSGSTTINMPVQVNPPEKFTFSQPNMWPQWRKRFQRFMSVSGQDQKPEKDKIDILMYIMGDESEEIVLQFPKIPATNSEMLQSFENHFIPCREAIGHFITSLHSLAEYCDYRTLKEELIRDRIVVGMLDTKTSERLHLQGTLTLKECIIAAKQAEMQANQTRELRNKNRYHPTQEVAKVGVQNRERGNVTVSFQKADNIRRKNFQGDTCMFCGQQSHLREVCPARRSQCNKCKKFGHWASVCLSGKGQRENKVSTVEIDNFMINSEGNNLNFVGSVYINNIEAREWLISVLVFELRTKFEFLIDSGADVSCIPSSLMPKEILKTLCKPYQTVTGPSGIKLEVAGSLPVTLCHNNDISKTQMFVIQNLSKPIFGRKAIYIRLKTSTIS from the exons ATGGCAATGGAAAATACAGATTTAGACGTTAGTAGCGGCTCAACGACAATTAACATGCCTGTTCAGGTAAATCCACCGGAGAAATTTACGTTTTCACAGCCAAATATGTGGCCCCAGTGGCGCAAGAGGTTCCAGCGTTTCATGAGCGTGTCGGGACAAGATCAGAAGCCGGAGAAAGACAAAATCGACATTCTTATGTATATAATGGGAGATGAGTCCGAAGAAATCGTTCTACAGTTTCCGAAAATTCCAGCTACTAATTCAGAGATGTTACAGAGTTTTGAAAATCACTTTATTCCCTGTC GAGAAGCTATAGGACACTTTATTACCAGTTTACATTCGTTGGCAGAATATTGTGACTACAGAACCCTTAAGGAAGAGCTAATTAGGGATCGCATAGTGGTAGGAATGTTAGATACAAAAACTAGCGAACGTTTGCATCTACAAGGTACGCTGACTTTGAAAGAATGTATTATTGCTGCAAAACAAGCAGAAATGCAGGCAAATCAGACTCGGGAATTGCGTAATAAAAACCGTTATCATCCAACTCAAGAAGTAGCAAAAGTGGGTGTCCAAAATAGAGAACGAGGCAATGTCACCGTATCGTTTCAGAAGGCAGACAACATCAGAAGAAAGAATTTCCAGGGAGACACGTGTATGTTTTGTGGTCAGCAGTCTCACTTAAGGGAGGTATGTCCTGCTAGAAGGTCTCAGTGTAATAAGTGCAAAAAATTTGGTCACTGGGCATCAGTTTGCTTATCTGGTAAAGGTCAAAGAGAAAATAAGGTTAGTACTgtagaaattgataattttatGATAAATTCAGAGGgtaataatttgaattttgtcggctctgtttatattaataatattgaggCTCGAGAGTGGCTGATTTCTGTGCTTGTGTTTGAGCTGCGgacaaaatttgaatttttaattgaCTCTGGAGCAGATGTTTCATGTATTCCTAGTTCTCTGATGCCTAAAGAGATATTAAAAACTTTATGTAAGCCTTATCAAACAGTTACTGGTCCATCTGGCATTAAATTGGAGGTAGCAGGAAGTCTTCCTGTTACCCTCTGTCATAATAATGACATTTCAAAAACTCAAATGTTTGttatacaaaatttatctaaACCTATTTTTGGAAGAAAAGCAATATATATTAGACTTAAAACTTCTACAATTTCATGA